The Nitrosomonas communis genome has a segment encoding these proteins:
- the trhA gene encoding PAQR family membrane homeostasis protein TrhA, translating into MKIILAEPEREQSRGEEIANSISHGIGLVAALVAAPFLIIHAVQHPDTKFITGASLFMATMVLLYLASTLYHALPRGKAKRVFKIVEHCAIFLLIAGTYTPFTLGVLHGAWGWTLLGIVWSLAAIGVALKVSDKMHNPIISTSLYLLMGWLILIAIYPLYTRIPVSGLLWLVAGGIAYTVGVFFFVTDSRFRYGHFLWHLFVMVGTACHYFAVLWYAAA; encoded by the coding sequence GTGAAAATAATACTTGCAGAACCCGAACGTGAGCAGTCCCGAGGGGAAGAGATCGCCAATAGCATTAGCCATGGTATAGGATTGGTCGCAGCACTTGTAGCAGCCCCATTTCTTATTATCCATGCAGTGCAGCACCCAGATACGAAATTCATCACCGGTGCGAGTCTCTTCATGGCAACGATGGTGCTACTTTATCTTGCTTCTACTCTCTATCATGCCCTGCCGCGAGGCAAGGCCAAGCGTGTGTTTAAGATTGTCGAACACTGCGCGATCTTTCTCCTTATCGCCGGCACCTACACGCCGTTCACGCTTGGCGTGCTTCATGGCGCATGGGGCTGGACGCTCCTTGGGATCGTCTGGAGTCTTGCTGCAATTGGGGTGGCACTGAAGGTGTCTGATAAGATGCACAACCCCATCATTTCTACCAGTCTTTATCTGCTTATGGGATGGCTCATTTTGATCGCAATTTATCCGTTGTATACCCGCATACCTGTCTCCGGTCTACTATGGCTGGTTGCAGGAGGCATCGCCTACACTGTTGGCGTGTTCTTCTTCGTGACCGATTCGCGTTTTCGATATGGCCATTTCCTCTGGCATTTATTTGTAATGGTGGGTACTGCATGCCATTACTTTGCAGTGCTCTGGTATGCGGCTGCCTAG
- a CDS encoding DEAD/DEAH box helicase, with amino-acid sequence MAALQNLLASYRQASLTEREKGTYFEELILTYLRNEATYRDLYSDIWTYADWAEERGLDKRDTGIDLVAKTQGTNEFHAIQCKFYDEGYRIHKADIDSFFTASGKKPFTHRIVITTTNNWSEHAEHALQGQQPPVSKIDLHDLENSKIDWEKYQPKISPVLKEKKKLRDHQKAAVSAVEAGLQPADADRGKLIMACGTGKTFTSLKIAEKLAGMGKRVLFLVPSLSLLSQTLTEWTQESEVPLHSFAVCSDSDVGHRRRIDNDVVQTFTHELRYPATTEPKRLAVEMEKRHDNDHMSVVFSTYHSIDVISKAQHDHGSADFDLIICDEAHRTTGATFDNEDESNFVKVHDGDFIRSKKRLYMTATPRIYGDNARAIAERDNVALYSMDDEKLYGKELYVITFSEAVKLELLVDYKVIVLAVDEEHVQRSIQKLLSDENNSLKVDDAGKIIGCWKALAKLGTQEQLIGDQDPMRRAVAFCQVIEAQRGNRVHKVSSRQIASMFQAVVEAYQEQEEIEPEARLICEAEHVDGSMNATAKEEKLQWLKAEIPENTCRILSNVRCLSEGVDVPALDAVLFLTPRNSQVDVVQSVGRVMRIAPGKKRGYVILPVVIPAGIEAHEALNDNQTYKVVWQVLQALRSHDDRFDAMINKLDLIGSDKSKMEIVAVTDKLQKKPNKKPGDKKRKNARNSYSIGETGQRKNNEEDQLELQFEIGEIERAIYAKVVQKCGNRQHWEDWANDIAKIARTHITRIKTILENPANTREIEAFNSFAAELRDDLNDSISNEEIIEMLAQHLITKPVFDALFSDYSFAQHNPMSLAMQGVLNLLQQHNLSKEADTLEKFYASVKLRAEGIDKAEGKQKIVVELYDKFFRNAFPKMTDRLGIVYTPVEVVDFIIHSINDVLQQEFGQTLGSKNIHIIDPFTGTGTFITRLLQSGLISKEQLAYKYQNEIHANEIVLLAYYIAAINIEAVYHSIMGGEYQPFNGICLTDTFQLHEKEDLVSEMLEANSSRRKKQKALDIRVIMGNPPYSAGQNSANDNNANIAYPNLDKSIRATYAAHSIATSTKNLMDSYIRAIRWASNRIGNSGVIGFVSNASFVDANTADGLRKCLAEEFSSIYVFHLRGNQRTSGELSRKEGGKIFGSGSRAPIAISILIKNPHKVEKGLIYFHDIGDYLSREEKLARISKFKSISGIKKANGWLPIVPDQHHDWVNQRDDSFSEFISLGDKKDRNAAVVFENYSLGVATGRDAWCYNFSKAAVTDRMKSMIDFYNSEVLRYQAQTGTSNEVDIDGFVTNDTTKISWNHNLKKRFCKI; translated from the coding sequence ATGGCAGCTTTACAAAACCTGCTTGCAAGCTACCGACAAGCATCACTTACCGAGCGAGAAAAAGGCACATATTTTGAAGAGCTTATTCTGACATACCTCAGAAATGAAGCCACTTATCGCGATCTTTACAGTGATATCTGGACATATGCTGATTGGGCAGAAGAGCGAGGGCTTGATAAACGCGATACCGGCATAGATTTAGTGGCAAAAACCCAGGGCACCAATGAATTCCATGCGATCCAGTGCAAATTTTATGATGAAGGCTACCGTATTCATAAAGCTGACATAGATAGCTTCTTTACCGCGTCAGGAAAAAAACCGTTCACTCACCGTATAGTCATCACCACAACCAACAATTGGAGCGAACACGCTGAACATGCGCTTCAGGGGCAACAACCACCGGTTAGTAAAATTGATCTGCATGATCTGGAAAACAGCAAAATAGACTGGGAGAAATATCAGCCAAAGATATCTCCTGTTCTCAAAGAGAAGAAAAAATTACGCGATCACCAGAAAGCTGCTGTGTCAGCCGTGGAAGCAGGATTACAGCCTGCTGATGCTGATCGTGGGAAATTAATTATGGCTTGTGGTACCGGGAAAACTTTCACAAGTTTAAAAATAGCCGAGAAGCTTGCAGGCATGGGCAAACGTGTTCTTTTTCTGGTACCGAGCCTTTCTTTATTATCCCAAACGCTTACCGAATGGACACAAGAAAGTGAAGTGCCCTTACATAGTTTTGCGGTGTGCTCTGATAGCGATGTGGGGCACAGAAGAAGGATTGATAATGATGTGGTGCAAACTTTTACTCATGAATTGCGATACCCAGCTACAACAGAACCCAAGCGGCTTGCCGTTGAAATGGAGAAGCGCCACGATAATGATCATATGAGCGTGGTGTTTTCCACTTATCATTCCATTGATGTAATCAGCAAAGCACAACACGATCATGGTTCGGCTGATTTTGACCTGATTATCTGTGATGAAGCACACCGCACCACGGGCGCTACTTTTGATAATGAAGATGAAAGCAACTTTGTCAAGGTACATGATGGCGACTTCATCCGGTCAAAGAAACGCCTCTATATGACTGCTACCCCGCGCATTTACGGTGACAATGCTAGAGCCATAGCTGAGAGAGACAATGTGGCGCTATATTCTATGGATGATGAAAAGCTCTACGGCAAAGAGCTGTATGTCATCACTTTTTCTGAAGCGGTCAAACTTGAACTGTTGGTAGATTACAAAGTGATCGTTTTGGCGGTAGATGAAGAACATGTTCAAAGAAGCATCCAAAAATTATTATCCGATGAGAATAATTCTCTCAAGGTGGATGATGCCGGAAAAATCATTGGTTGTTGGAAAGCGCTGGCTAAGCTTGGCACGCAAGAACAATTGATCGGTGACCAAGACCCCATGCGCCGTGCGGTAGCTTTTTGTCAGGTAATTGAAGCGCAAAGAGGTAACAGGGTTCACAAGGTCAGTTCCAGGCAGATTGCATCCATGTTTCAGGCAGTAGTCGAGGCTTATCAGGAACAGGAAGAAATAGAGCCAGAAGCACGCCTCATTTGTGAGGCTGAACATGTTGATGGCAGCATGAACGCCACGGCGAAAGAAGAAAAATTGCAATGGCTTAAAGCAGAAATACCAGAAAATACCTGCCGCATTCTCAGCAATGTACGTTGTTTATCCGAAGGAGTGGATGTACCCGCGCTTGATGCTGTTTTATTTTTAACGCCACGCAATTCTCAAGTAGATGTGGTGCAATCAGTCGGTAGAGTGATGCGCATTGCCCCAGGTAAAAAACGCGGTTATGTCATTCTGCCAGTGGTTATACCAGCCGGTATAGAAGCCCATGAAGCGTTAAACGATAACCAAACCTATAAAGTAGTTTGGCAGGTATTGCAAGCCTTACGCTCGCACGATGATCGGTTTGATGCCATGATCAACAAGCTGGATTTGATTGGTAGCGACAAATCCAAAATGGAAATCGTAGCCGTCACTGACAAGCTTCAGAAAAAGCCGAACAAGAAACCGGGTGACAAGAAGAGGAAAAATGCCAGAAATAGTTATAGCATTGGCGAAACAGGACAGAGAAAGAATAACGAAGAAGATCAACTTGAGCTGCAATTCGAAATTGGTGAAATAGAACGCGCTATCTATGCCAAGGTCGTGCAGAAGTGTGGCAACCGCCAGCACTGGGAAGATTGGGCGAACGATATTGCGAAAATTGCCCGTACTCATATCACACGTATTAAAACCATTCTTGAGAACCCGGCTAACACAAGAGAGATTGAAGCGTTTAATAGTTTCGCTGCCGAATTACGCGATGACTTAAACGATAGCATCAGCAATGAAGAAATAATCGAGATGCTAGCCCAACACCTCATTACAAAGCCAGTATTTGATGCCTTGTTCAGTGATTATAGTTTTGCCCAGCATAACCCTATGTCCCTAGCCATGCAGGGCGTGCTAAATCTATTGCAGCAACACAATTTGAGCAAAGAAGCCGATACGCTGGAAAAATTCTATGCTAGTGTAAAGTTGCGAGCTGAAGGGATTGACAAAGCAGAAGGCAAGCAAAAGATCGTTGTGGAACTCTATGACAAGTTTTTCCGCAATGCCTTCCCTAAAATGACCGACCGGCTGGGCATTGTTTATACCCCCGTGGAAGTGGTCGACTTTATTATTCATAGTATCAATGATGTGCTGCAACAAGAGTTTGGTCAGACATTAGGTAGCAAGAATATCCACATTATTGACCCGTTTACTGGCACCGGCACATTTATCACTCGATTGCTGCAAAGCGGCTTAATCAGCAAAGAACAGTTGGCGTATAAATATCAGAATGAAATCCATGCTAATGAAATCGTTTTGCTGGCATATTACATCGCGGCTATCAATATCGAAGCGGTCTATCACAGCATCATGGGGGGAGAGTATCAACCCTTTAATGGTATTTGCTTGACTGACACCTTCCAATTGCACGAAAAAGAAGATCTGGTAAGTGAAATGCTGGAAGCCAATAGCAGTCGACGTAAAAAGCAGAAAGCGCTGGATATACGGGTGATTATGGGTAACCCGCCCTATTCAGCAGGTCAAAACAGTGCTAATGATAATAACGCCAATATTGCTTACCCTAATTTGGATAAAAGTATCCGCGCCACCTATGCCGCTCATTCAATAGCAACATCTACCAAAAATTTAATGGACTCTTATATCCGCGCAATCCGTTGGGCAAGTAATCGCATAGGGAATAGTGGCGTAATTGGTTTTGTAAGCAATGCTAGCTTTGTGGATGCCAATACTGCCGATGGATTGCGTAAATGCCTGGCGGAGGAATTCAGTAGTATTTATGTGTTCCACTTGCGGGGAAATCAGCGCACGTCAGGTGAGTTATCAAGAAAAGAAGGAGGTAAGATTTTTGGAAGTGGTAGCCGGGCACCCATTGCCATCAGTATTTTGATTAAAAACCCCCATAAAGTTGAAAAAGGTCTGATTTATTTTCACGACATTGGTGATTATTTAAGCCGTGAAGAAAAGCTCGCCAGAATTAGCAAATTCAAAAGTATCAGTGGAATTAAAAAAGCTAACGGCTGGTTACCCATTGTACCCGACCAGCATCATGACTGGGTAAATCAGCGGGATGACAGTTTCAGTGAATTTATCAGCTTGGGAGATAAGAAAGATAGAAATG